One Helianthus annuus cultivar XRQ/B chromosome 7, HanXRQr2.0-SUNRISE, whole genome shotgun sequence genomic region harbors:
- the LOC110866923 gene encoding protein FAR1-RELATED SEQUENCE 5-like, whose protein sequence is MILKDDGKAIAPVHIRDPPVEPALDDTVLGELMNEDTHWRLKHDLIEHLARFQTYQPVGKLQLSPNSGKKTYLPEVDESLKPRDKMAFDTVNNAFLFYQKYAMASGFTARKSSQYTHHGVIKSKWFVCSKEGTKPFKAIDTSKKIDTSNNGSKRKSVRRVPSIRTGCKARMCIKLMPSNLYEVSSFNEAHNHFFVDEEDRHLLPSNRGMNYMQEQAVNALSALNIGPVKAFNIMRTLYGGFDKVGATKNDFKNFKRDLNRYISEFDADMMIKRLLRKKEYMPNFSMEYITDENGVLRGLFWADEDAKRNFSVFGDVVSFDATYRRNKYNMMFVPFTGIDNHNRNVTLGAAIIGNETAETYSWLLNVFRQAFGCAPPVIVTDQDPAMKKAIEDTWPESRHRLCMWHIMDKLSAKVGASICNNTDFKKRMCAIVWTDSIIPVKFESEWATIMNDFNLVDHEWLQSLYQIRDTWIPAYYREEVMSGLMRTSSRSESENHFFGQFCNPGCTLVEFLGHFDSAIEAQRHEHRKNGHDTRNTNAEIWAEDFVLEDQASRIYTRTILFYQQLEIQNGIHRCAIGKWEDIGDFVNFFVKDWEQPCTTFFECYLRQLYNFEWCFIGYDAGGRHDCVLYMRFEQFGLLCSHIFCVLRMLDIREFPQRYILRRWTREAVPNSAPGAISGINETEDRYNEVNRVVREITYSTESVINQLVTNFDALCSFRDHVVNYFKTADESVVNAPPKSRRERFAEITGNTKPSEATVRVPIGTRFKGMGKPKRMKSKREIAVSQLGKKRRQCQNCFRYGHNRRSCKNPTRTKEQAMAEDHGEEADEVDEEEDEWEEVEEDMDEQDEDALDEEDGEEEYVFYYNCGVLVVQGVIIVQVAKELNYGVFSCSGCYYWCSYVQVAY, encoded by the exons atgattttgaaagatgATGGAAAGGCGATAGCACCGGTGCACATTCGGGATCCTCCGGTCGAGCCCGCTCTAGACGATACGGTGTTGGGCGAGTTGATGAATGAAGACACCCATTGGAGACTCAAACACGATCTCATAGAACATCTCGCAA GATTTCAAACCTATCAGCCGGTTGGGAAACTACAACTGTCACCAAACTCCGGTAAGAAGACTTATTTACCGGAGGTAGATGAATCGCTTAAGCCGAGGGATAAGATGGCCTTTGACACAGTGAACAACGCATTCCTCTTTTATCAGAAGTATGCAATGGCTTCAGGCTTCACTGCCAGGAAGTCTTCTCAATACACACATCATGGTGTTATAAAATCTAAATGGTTTGTTTGCTCCAAGGAGGGGACTAAACCTTTTAAGGCGATCGATACATCTAAAAAGATTGACACCTCAAATAATGGGTCAAAGAGGAAATCTGTTCGACGTGTTCCTTCTATAAGGACTGGGTGCAAAGCACGTATGTGTATAAAGTTAATGCCTTCGAATCTATACGAGGTATCTTCTTTTAATGAGGCACATAATCATTTTTTTGTTGATGAGGAAGATAGGCATCTACTCCCCTCTAACCGAGGTATGAACTATATGCAAGAGCAAGCCGTTAACGCGTTGAGTGCCTTGAACATTGGCCCTGTGAAAGCGTTTAATATCATGAGGACATTGTATGGTGGGTTTGACAAGGTTGGGGCAACCAAAAACGATTTTAAAAATTTCAAGCGAGACCTGAACAGGTATATATCGGAGTTTGATGCTGATATGATGATTAAACGGCTTTTGAGGAAGAAAGAGTACATGCCTAACTTTTCAATGGAGTATATAACAGACGAGAATGGAGTTTTAAGGGGTTTGTTTTGGGCAGATGAAGATGCCAAAAGGAATTTTTCTGTGTTTGGTGATGTTGTTTCATTTGATGCCACATATCGTCGTAACAA GTACAACATGATGTTTGTTCCATTTACCGGCATCGACAATCACAATCGCAATGTTACTCTTGGTGCCGCTATAATAGGAAACGAAACTGCTGAAACTTACAGTTGGTTGCTAAATGTGTTTCGTCAAGCATTTGGCTGTGCCCCTCCGGTGATTGTCACCGACCAAGACCCAGCCATGAAGAAGGCTATCGAAGATACATGGCCCGAGAGTAGACATAGGCTATGCATGTGGCACATCATGGACAAGCTTTCTGCTAAG GTTGGTGCTTCAATCTGCAATAATACAGATTTCAAAAAGAGGATGTGTGCCATTGTGTGGACCGATTCAATTATACCAGTTAAGTTTGAAAGTGAGTGGGCTACCATAATGAACGATTTTAACTTGGTTGATCATGAGTGGCTGCAGTCACTTTACCAAATCAGGGATACTTGGATACCAGCTTATTATCGTGAGGAGGTCATGTCCGGGCTTATGCGTACCTCTTCTCGTTCCGAGAGCGAGAACCATTTCTTTGGACAGTTCTGTAACCCGGGTTGCACACTTGTCGAATTTCTCGGGCATTTTGATTCTGCTATTGAAGCTCAGAGACACGAGCACAGGAAGAATGGCCATGACACCAGAAATACAAACGCTGAAATATGGGCTGAAGACTTTGTTTTGGAGGATCAAGCGTCCAGGATATACACACGCACTATACTTTTTTACCAGCAGTTGGAGATACAAAACGGTATACACAGATGTGCTATCGGAAAGTGGGAAGACATTGGTGACTTCGTTAACTTTTTTGTGAAGGACTGGGAACAACCATGCACTACTTTCTTCGAG TGTTATTTAAGACAACTTTATAATTTCGAATGGTGTTTTATTGGTTATGATGCGGGAGGCCGACATGACTGTGTATTGTACATGAGATTTGAACAGTTTGGGTTGTTGTGCTCACACATCTTTTGTGTGCTAAGGATGCTTGACATTAGGGAGTTTCCACAACGCTATATATTACGACGTTGGACTCGGGAGGCTGTTCCAAATAGTGCCCCTGGTGCTATTTCAGGTATCAATGAGACTGAGGATCGTTATAATGAAGTTAACCGTGTTGTACGTGAGATCACATATTCTACAGAGTCGGTTATTAATCAGCTTGTCACCAACTTTGATGCGCTATGCTCGTTCAGGGATCATGTTGTTAATTATTTCAAAACTGCTGATGAGTCTGTTGTCAATGCTCCACCTAAGAGCCGTCGTGAAAGGTTTGCAGAAATTACTGGTAACACAAAACCATCAGAAGCAACCGTTCGTGTTCCCATTGGAACAAGATTCAAAGGTATGGGTAAGCCTAAACGGATGAAGTCCAAACGTGAAATTGCAGTAAGTCAGTTGGGTAAAAAGCGCCGTCAATGTCAAAACTGTTTTAGATACGGTCATAACAGACGTTCTTGCAAAAACCCTACCCGGACTAAAGAACAAGCTATGGCCGAGGATCACGGTGAAGAAGCTGATGAAGTCGACGAGGAGGAAGATGAATGGGAGGAAGTTGAAGAAGATATGGATGAACAAGATGAGGATGCATTAGACGAGGAGGATGGGGAAGAGGAGTA TGTGTTTTATTAT aACTGTGGTGTTTTAGTTGTTCAGGGTGTTATTATTGTGCAG GTTGCAAAGGAGTTG aACTATGGTGTTTTTAGTTGTTCAGGGTGTTATTATTGGTGTTCATATGTTCAGGTTGCTTATTGA
- the LOC110866924 gene encoding uncharacterized protein LOC110866924, which yields MVSQYGDTPSASGTSVPDDFELVRANLLDNLFREFEICVHKINNTITESCLMFPDSDLLKQKGLVWKELMKLLLVVDDEEKKDGDEVEKGDQNVEAEKDDVAAAVEPVDPQKELDKVVERVQSEITPETKFNVLGIETVNFSTRLADAATDEKRKEVTEPVQRQRSPRPKRTIKLPTALRSPYVQRPVMLRTVRENAEETLARCIFSVVGNVW from the exons ATGGTCTCTCAGTATGGTGACACTCCATCAGCATCAGGAACATCAGTTCCTGACGATTTTGAGCTG GTTCGAGCCAATTTGTTGGATAACTTATTTAGAGAATTTGAGATATGCGTTCACAAGATCAATAACACCATAACAGAATCGTGTCTGATGTTCCCGGATAGTGATCTGCTGAAACAGAAAGGATTGGTGTGGAAGGAGTTAATGAAATTGCTGCTTGTCGTTGACGATGAGGAAAAAAAGGATGGAGATGAAGTGGAAAAGGGAGATCAAAACGTTGAGGCAGAAAAGGATGACGTGGCTGCGGCAGTTGAACCAGTTGATCCGCAAAAAG AACTGGACAAAGTTGTTGAAAGGGTTCAAAGTGAAATAACACCAGAGACAAAGTTCAACGTTTTAGGAATTGAAACGGTGAACTTTTCAACAAGACTGGCCGATGCAGCAACGGATGAAAAACGTAAAGAAGTAACGGAGCCTGTTCAGCGTCAAAGATCGCCGAGGCCGAAACGAACAATCAAGCTTCCGACGGCACTGCGGTCACCGTACGTGCAACGACCTGTTATGTTGAGAACCGTTCGTGAGAACGCTGAAGAAACACTTGCTCGATGTATATTTTCTGTAGTAGGAAACGTATGGTAA
- the LOC110866922 gene encoding uncharacterized protein LOC110866922: MADELPLWFPPMSSDDSSDNSILFFQNLIEEAELQDTGTSNRRRYIERQREEGHETLIADYFVEDPKYNEDIFRHRFRMSKRLFLKIVADVEENDPWFVEAPDARGRKGFTPLQKVTSAIKQLATGNTPDENDEYLHMAERTSRECLEYFCDTVCKIYGPEFLCRPTSHDMALLYQAHEEKHHLPGMFGSLDCTHFVWRFCPTEYRGQYMRGDHRYPTVMLEAFASQDLWFWHAFAGPPGSQNDINVLQQSPLFLTERNGTAPKCPFYVNNHLYKRGYLLVDGIYPSWFVFVKSIPYPHEVNEKKSKRQHEAARKDVERAFGVLKAKWGV; encoded by the coding sequence ATGGCGGATGAACTCCCGTTATGGTTCCCACCCATGAGTAGCGACGATTCATCCGATAATAGCattcttttttttcaaaatctcatcgaaGAAGCCGAACTTCAAGATACCGGCACATCTAACCGAAGGAGATATATTGAACGTCAACGTGAGGAGGGGCATGAGACACTCATAGCGGATTATTTTGTCGAAGACCCGAAGTACAACGAAGATATCTTTCGGCATAGGTTCCGTATGTCGAAacgtttgtttctaaaaattgtGGCCGATGTGGAAGAGAACGACCCGTGGTTTGTAGAGGCCCCCGATGCACGAGGTAGGAAGGGCTTTACGCCCTTGCAAAAGGTGACATCGGCTATTAAACAGCTCGCAACTGGAAACACTCCAGACGAGAACGATGAGTACTTGCATATGGCCGAAAGAACTTCCCGCGAGTGCCTAGAATATTTTTGTGACACGGTTTGCAAAATATACGGTCCAGAGTTCTTATGTAGACCGACAAGCCACGACATGGCACTTTTATACCAAGCTCATGAGGAAAAACATCACCTTCCAGGTATGTTCGGTAGCCTTGATTGCACCCATTTCGTTTGGCGTTTTTGTCCGACAGAGTATCGAGGCCAATATATGCGAGGAGATCATCGATACCCGACTGTTATGCTCGAAGCGTTTGCTTCTCAAGACTTATGGTTTTGGCATGCTTTTGCCGGTCCACCCGGTTCTCAAAACGATATCAATGTTCtacaacaatctccgttatttttAACGGAACGAAATGGAACCGCACCAAAATGTCCATTTTACGTTAACAACCATTTATACAAACGTGGTTATTTGCTCGTGGATGGAATCTACCCTTCGTGGTTCGTGTTTGTGAAGTCGATCCCTTACCCTCACGAAGTAAACGAAAAGAAATCCAAGAGGCAACATGAGGCGGCAAGAAAAGACGtcgaacgggcttttggtgttttgaagGCGAAATGGGGTGTATGA